A section of the Gasterosteus aculeatus chromosome 10, fGasAcu3.hap1.1, whole genome shotgun sequence genome encodes:
- the lrp12 gene encoding low-density lipoprotein receptor-related protein 12 — MALSPGCRHSLSVVYLVLLSGCIAASQRNDNVYASGISNACGDVAELLRGSSGVITSPGWPFQYPTRLNCSWNIRARLGDTVTLSFQDFDLQGSHRCSADWMSISNYKSLDGLRVCGSSLPPPYISSQDHVWIHFHSDDSLTGKGFRLSYITGKPEASSCDVDQFHCSNGKCVPDWWRCNSMDECGDNSDEDLCVESPFSFQPCSLNQFPCLSRYTRIYTCLPHSLRCDGSIDCQDLGDEIDCDVPTCGELLRNFYGSFSSPNYPDFYPPGSNCTWLIDTGDHRKVILRFTDFKLDGTGYGDYVKVYDGLEENPRRLLRVLTAFDSRAPVAVVASSGQLRIHFYADKINAARGFNVTYQVDGFCLPWEVPCGGNWGCYTEPQRCDGFWHCPNGRDEQNCSVCQEDEFPCSRNGACYPRSDRCNYQNRCPNGSDEKNCFFCQPGNFHCKNNRCVFESWVCDAQDDCGDGSDEESCPVIVPTRVITAAVIGSLICGLLLVIALGCTCKLYSLRMFERRSFETQLSRVEAELLRREAPPSYGQLIAQGLIPPVEDFPVCSGSQASVLENLRLAVRSQLGFTSLRLPSSGRHSNLWRRLFNFSRSRRSGSLALVSADLEDSAGTGSLSSDLLSPDSDDTDNEGERGRARGFGAVGGPVAPIPQKIPPSTAVEAVVFVTTSVTPTPTCGRGRDSHREITPPSIPVPVLTPSADPDCHSNASELQAPPTSALQRLAQNLHRFARNLTRTSLNRRDQTWTNHSPLHQLETGTSGVEVAEQRENRGEEEEEDVELLIPVSDSESSSSLVSDIRQPLLESYASSTTGHAPHHHRANRSRGGRDGPCEHCGMVHTAQIPDACLEATGKTESSDDELLLLC; from the exons ATGGCCCTCAGTCCAGGCTGCAGGCACAGCCTTTCAGTGGTCTACCTGGTCTTGCTGTCAG GATGCATTGCTGCGTCTCAGAGGAACGACAACGTCTATGCGTCGGGGATTTCTAACG cCTGTGGAGACGTGGCGGAGCTCCTGCGAGGGTCCAGTGGCGTCATCACCAGTCCCGGTTGGCCTTTTCAGTACCCGACCAGACTCAACTGCAGCTGGAACATCAGAGCGCGACTCGGAGACACCGTCACCCTCAG TTTCCAAGACTTTGACCTGCAGGGTTCCCACCGTTGCTCTGCGGACTGGATGTCCATCAGCAACTACAAGAGCCTGGACGGGCTCCGGGTTTGTGGTTCCTCCCTGCCGCCCCCTTACATCTCCTCCCAGGACCACGTCTGGATCCACTTCCACTCTGACGACAGTCTGACAGGGAAAGGCTTCCGACTGTCCTACATTACTG GTAAACCAGAGGCCTCCAGCTGTGATGTGGACCAGTTCCACTGCTCAAATGGGAAGTGTGTCCCAGACTGGTGGCGCTGTAACTCCATGGACGAGTGTGGAGACAATTCTGATGAGGATCTGTGTGTGGAGTCTCCGTTTTCCTTCCAGCCCTGCAGTCTGAACCAGTTCCCCTGCCTTTCCCGGTACACCCGGATCTACACCTGTCTGCCCCACAGCCTGAGGTGTGACGGCAGCATTGACTGCCAG GACCTCGGAGATGAAATTGACTGCGACGTTCCTACTTGTGGAGAACTGTTAAGGAACTTCTACGGCTCCTTCAGCTCTCCAAACTACCCTGACTTTTATCCTCCTGGAAGTAACTGCACCTGGCTGATTGACACGGGAGACCACAGGAAG GTCATCCTGAGGTTTACTGACTTTAAACTTGATGGGACGGGTTACGGGGACTACGTGAAGGTCTATGACGGCTTGGAGGAGAACCCTCGCCGTCTCCTCCGGGTGCTGACCGCCTTCGACTCCAGAGCGCCTGTCGCTGTGGTGGCATCGTCCGGTCAACTCCGAATTCACTTCTATGCTGACAAGATCAATGCAGCCAGAGGGTTCAATGTCACCTACCAG GTGGACGGGTTCTGCCTACCGTGGGAGGTTCCGTGTGGGGGTAACTGGGGCTGTTACACCGAGCCGCAGCGATGTGATGGGTTCTGGCATTGTCCCAATGGTCGCGATGAGCAGAACTGTTCTGTCTGTCAAGAGGATGAGTTCCCCTGTTCTAGGAACGGAGCCTGTTACCCTCGATCGGACCGCTGCAACTATCAGAACCGCTGCCCCAACGGCTCTGACGAGAAGAACTGCTTCTTCTGCCAACCCGGTAACTTCCACTGCAAG AATAACCGCTGCGTCTTTGAGTCGTGGGTGTGCGATGCTCAGGACGATTGTGGCGATGGCAGTGATGAGGAGAGTTGTCCCGTCATTGTTCCGACCAGAGTCATCACCGCCGCCGTCATCGGCAGTCTCATCTGTGGGCTTCTGTTGGTCATCGCCCTCGGCTGCACCTGCAAACTGTACTCGCTTCGTATGTTTGAGCGCAG GTCATTTGAGACCCAGCTGTCCAGAGTGGAAGCAGAGCTGCTGCGGAGGGAAGCCCCGCCCTCTTATGGTCAACTGATCGCCCAGGGACTGATCCCTCCTGTGGAAGATTTCCCAGTGTGCTCTGGGAGCCAG GCCTCCGTCCTGGAGAACCTCCGTCTGGCTGTCCGCTCTCAGCTTGGCTTCACCTCTCTGAGACTCCCCTCCTCTGGTCGTCATAGCAACCTGTGGCGTCGTCTCTTCAACTTCTCACGGTCTCGACGGTCAGGTTCTCTGGCTCTGGTGTCTGCTGACCTGGAGGACAGCGCCGGCACGGGGAGTTTAAGTTCAGACCTGCTGTCTCCGGACTCGGACGACACAGACAACGAGGGCGAGCGAGGCAGGGCGCGAGGCTTCGGCGCAGTGGGCGGGCCTGTCGCCCCCATTCCCCAAAAAATCCCACCCTCCACAGCCGTGGAGGCTGTGGTATTTGTGACTACCTCTGTAACCCCGACACCGACCTGTGGGCGAGGACGTGACAGCCACAGAGaaattacccccccctccattcccgTCCCCGTATTAACTCCCAGCGCTGATCCTGATTGTCACAGCAACGCCTCAGAGCTCCAGGCTCCGCCCACCTCTGCCCTGCAGCGACTGGCTCAGAACTTGCACCGCTTCGCCAGAAACTTGACCAGAACCAGCCTCAACCGGCGTGACCAGACCTGGACCAATCACAGTCCACTTCACCAGCTGGAGACTGGGACAAGTGGGGTCGAGGTCGCAGAGCAGCGAGAAAaccgaggagaagaagaagaagaagacgtggaGCTCCTGATTCCCGTCTCGGACTctgaatcctcctcctccctggtcAGTGACATCCGACAGCCTCTGCTAGAATCATACGCCTCCTCTACCACAGGCCACGCCCCCCACCATCACCGCGCAAACCGCTCTCGAGGAGGCCGGGACGGCCCCTGTGAACACTGTGGGATGGTACACACGGCTCAAATCCCCGACGCCTGTCTGGAAGCCACAGGAAAGACCGAGAGCAGCGACGACGAGCTACTGCTGCTGTGCTAA